A genomic window from Vitis riparia cultivar Riparia Gloire de Montpellier isolate 1030 chromosome 16, EGFV_Vit.rip_1.0, whole genome shotgun sequence includes:
- the LOC117933142 gene encoding WD repeat-containing protein RUP2-like has translation MKNFSTQFNPQSPEVENPNIQEEKAEQHIEEERARCDWEFNLSTVVTSSSAGASTDTIGVIEFDPSDNLVATGGIARKIRVYSVKSLLPGENHSHGEHNVKLLQHNNACDYYIWTPAKLSSLRWKPGSSGRVLGSGDYDGVVTEYDLDRKIPIFERDEHGGRRIWSVDYSHWNPFVGASGSDDGTIQMWDPRCEGTTNVAKVRPSAGGGAVCCVEFNPFGGPLVAVGCADRRAYGYDVRKMVDPVLIFDGHQKPVTYVRFLDEHMMVTSGTDGCLRLWSMHDARMIRVYMGHMNTRNFVGLSVWRTGGLLGCGSENNHVFVYDKRWGEPIWVHEFGGGSRDGCDPKFVSSVCWRQVGEDGCTLVAGGSDGSLQVIVGKRRAF, from the coding sequence ATGAAAAACTTCTCAACGCAATTCAATCCTCAAAGCCCAGAAGTAGAAAACCCAAACATACAAGAAGAAAAGGCAGAACAACacatagaagaagaaagagcTAGGTGCGACTGGGAATTCAATCTCTCCACTGTTGTTACCTCGAGCTCCGCCGGAGCCAGCACCGACACCATCGGCGTCATAGAGTTCGACCCCTCCGATAACCTCGTGGCCACTGGAGGAATCGCTCGGAAAATTAGAGTTTATAGTGTAAAATCCTTGTTGCCCGGCGAAAATCATAGCCATGGTGAGCACAACGTTAAATTGTTACAACACAATAATGCATGTGACTACTATATATGGACCCCGGCTAAGCTCAGTAGCCTAAGGTGGAAACCGGGCTCCTCCGGCCGAGTACTCGGCTCCGGCGACTACGATGGGGTGGTCACCGAGTACGACCTCGACCGGAAAATCCCCATTTTCGAGCGAGACGAGCACGGTGGACGTCGAATATGGAGCGTGGACTACTCACATTGGAATCCGTTTGTGGGTGCGTCGGGGTCTGACGATGGCACCATACAAATGTGGGATCCACGTTGCGAAGGAACAACGAATGTAGCGAAAGTACGACCCAGTGCGGGCGGAGGCGCCGTGTGTTGTGTGGAGTTCAACCCCTTCGGCGGTCCATTGGTCGCCGTCGGGTGTGCGGACCGAAGAGCCTACGGCTATGACGTGAGGAAGATGGTCGACCCGGTACTAATATTCGACGGACACCAAAAACCGGTGACCTACGTGCGGTTCCTGGATGAGCATATGATGGTAACGTCAGGGACGGATGGGTGCTTGAGGCTTTGGAGTATGCATGATGCCCGAATGATTCGGGTGTACATGGGGCATATGAATACTCGGAACTTTGTTGGGTTGTCAGTGTGGAGGACAGGCGGGTTACTGGGATGCGGGTCGGAAAATAACCATGTATTCGTGTATGACAAGAGGTGGGGTGAGCCCATATGGGTGCATGAATTCGGGGGAGGGAGTAGAGATGGGTGTGACCCGAAATTTGTGAGCAGCGTGTGTTGGAGGCAAGTGGGCGAGGATGGGTGCACCCTTGTGGCTGGTGGGTCGGATGGGAGTCTGCAGGTGATTGTGGGGAAGAGGAGGGCATTTTGA